The Nocardia sp. BMG51109 nucleotide sequence GCCGGGCTGGAGTCCAGCGGAACGTAGTGGAACGGGGCCGAGATGCCCTGGGCGCGTAGGTGGTCGATGAGATCGTCGCGGTGGCGCTCGGTCGGCGTGCGCAGGTAGTACAGGTGCGCGGTGTGCTCGCGGTCGGTGGGCACCTGCATCAGGCGCACGTCGTTGCGGCGCGCCCAGTCCGGCAGCGCGGCCGCGTAGGCGTTCCAGGCCCGGAACCGGCCGGCCTGGATGGTGTCGAAGTCGGCGAGCTGCGCGTCCAGCACCGCCGCGTTCAGCTCGCTGGGCAGATAGCTGGAACCGATGTCCTGCCAGGAGTACTTGTCGACCGCGCCGCGCAGGAACCGGGCCCGGTCGGTCCCCTTCTCCCGGATGATCTCGGCGCGCCCCATCAGGATCTCGTCGGTGAGCAGCACCGCGCCGCCCTCGCCGCAGTGCACGTTCTTGGTGTCGTGGAAGCTGAGCGCGCCGACGGTGCCGATACTGCCCAGCGGCCGGCCGCGCCAGCTGCCGCCGAGCCCGTGCGCGTTGTCCTCGATCAGCGCCAGGCCGTGCGCGTCGGCCAGCGCGAGCAGCCGGTCCATCTCGGCGGCCACCCCGCCGTAGTGGATCACCATGATCGCCTTGGTGCGCTCGGTGATCGCCGCCGCCACCGAATCGGCGTCCAGGTTGCCGCGCTCGTCGATATCGGCGAAGACGCAGGTGGCCCCGCGCAGCGCCATCGCCGTCGCGGTCGAGGTGAACGCGAAGCTCGGCACGATCACCTCGTCGTCGGGGCCGAGTTCCAGCAGCAGCCCGGCCATTTCCAGCGCATGCGTGCACGAGGTGGTCAGCAGCGCGTGCGGGGCACCGGTGATGTGCTTCAGCCTGGCCGTGGCGGCGGCGGTGAACGGCCCGTCGCCGTGGCTGTGGTCCGACGACAGCACGGCCTCGAGATTGGCCAGTTCGCGCGCGGCGCGGTAGGGCCGGCTGAAGATGATGCGGTCAGTGCTCACCGGTGCCGTTTCCCCCGATCGCTGCGGTCGTGGACAGGGCCGTCGTGGACACAGCCGTCGTCGTGGACAGGGCCGGAGCCGGATGTTCGGCGATCCCGGCATGCCCGGTGATCTCGGCATGCTCCGCGGGTTCGGCGCCCGGCCGCGGCGTAGGCGAATGTACCGTCAGATACAGCGGTTTGCCCACCAGGACGTGCAGGGCCACGCCCAGGTATTCGGCGATCAGCCCGAGCGAGAACAACGTCGCGCCCGAGACCAGCAGCAGCACGACGATGGTCGAGGCCCAGCCCTCCGGGTCGTCGTTGTCCCCGAAGATCGCCCTGGACACGACGATCACCGCGACCACCAGGCCCGCCAGCGCCAGCGTGACACCCAGCAGGCTCACCAGCCGCAGGCCGCGAGTTCCGCTGCACAGCACCATCTTCCAGAACAGCGAGAACAGCCGCCGATAGTTGTAGCCGGATTCCTCGCGCCCCTCCGAGCGCAGCACCACGGGCGCCTGCGCGGCGTCGCCGACCACCCAGGTCAGCGCCACGTCCAGGTACACGCCGTTGGAGGCGACCTCGGCGAGCCGGCGCCCGATATCGCCGCGGATCAGCCGGTAGCTTTCGAACCGGGTCGAGTCGGGGAAGGCGAACAGCGTGGCGAGCACCAGTTTGGCCCCGCGCGAGGTGAGGTTGCGCAGGAATCCGTGCGGCCGGGTGTTGGTCGGCTTGGAATAGACCAGATCGGCACGCTGCGCGAGCGCGGTATCGATGAACGAGCCGATATATCCCGGATCGTGCTGCCCGTCCTCGTCCATCGTGACGATCCACTCGCCGCGCGCGGCAGCCATGCCGGCGATGGTGGCGGCGTCCTGGCCGAAGTTGCGGCTCAGCCAGACCACGCGGACCCGCTCGTAGTCCTGGTTCAGCTGCTTCAGCACCACGTCGGACCGGTCCGGGCCGTGGTCGTGCACCAGCACGATCTCCGCGACGGTGAAGGTGGCGCCGCCGGGCGTGGTGGTGGGCCGGGTCAGCTCGTTCAGCTCGGCGACCAGCCCGGCGACGGTCTGTTCGCCCCGGTACACCGGCACGACGACCGACACCGCGTGCACCCGGCCGGAGTGGCCGTTGGACGACGGCGCCTCGGCATCGGCGGGGTGCGAGGGTGCGGACGGAATCGGCATCAGCTGGTTCGACTTTCGGGGACGACGGTGCGTGCCGGAACTCCTCGTTGCAGTGCAGAGCCCGAATCGCGGTGAACTCTAACACGCGGGCGCGTGGGCTCCGGCGCGTCGTGGCCTCCGACATCATTGCCGGGTTACGGGTGCCTGCCAACCGTGACGCGGACCTGTAGGGTCTGGATCTCGTGGATAGTGCGGTGTCGACGGCGCTTGCCGAACCCCCTGCGGCGGCAGAACCTTCCGTGTCCCCCGAACGCGTCGCGGGTGGGCAATCGCGCCGGATCGTGTACCGGTGGGGCGCGATCACGGCGTTCGGCGTCATTCTCGGTTACGCCGCGGTCCTGCTCGCCGATGCGCGCCATTTCTTCACCGACGACACCGAATCCCAATACACGCCGCTGTGGGTGATGCTCGGCCGGTACCTGCGCGAGGGCACCTTCCCGGTGCTGATCCCCGAACAGTGGATGACCGGCAATTACACGATGGAGGAGGCGGGCCTGTTCAACCCGCCGCAGCTGCTGATCGATCTGATCGCGCCCTCGGTCGACAATCTCGCCGTCTACGCCACCGTGGTGAAGCTGATCTTCGCGATCATCGCCGCGCTCGGCGTGTATCGGGTGTGCCTGGCCTACGGCGGCAGGGTGCAGTGGGCCGCGGTCGCCGGTGTCGCGTTCCCGCTGAGCGGCTGGTTCCTGTTCTTCGACCAGGCCAGCTGGATGACGGCGCTGACCGGCACCGCCTGGATGGTGCACGCGTGGGCGGCCGCGGTGCGGTATTCCCGGGGAAAGGGCGGCCCTGTACCGGTTTTCGTCTTTCTCTATCTGGGCATTTCGGTCGAATACGTCTTTCCGGCCGTGGAATCGGCGCTGATGCTGGTCTCGGTCGCCGTGGGAGAGCTTGTCTACCAGCGCAAGTGGCAGCCGGTCGCGCGGTTGACGGCGGTCGCGGCGTGCGCCGGCCTGGCGGGCCTGATGACCTACCTGCCGAGCATGCTGTCGGCCAAGGTGAGCTGGCGCGGCACCTCGCAGATAAACAACGATCAATTCCTCACGGTGCCCTGGTCGGAGTCGCTGAACGCCAGCCTGCCGTCCGCGGTGCCGGCGCTGAACTCGTGGTGGGGCTACATACAGCCGCTGCCGATGACGTATATCGCGTGGTTCCTGATCCCGGCGCTGGCCTTCATCGACTGGGGCCGGGCACGCGCGGCCTGGCGCGAGCTGACGGCGGTGGCGCTGTTCGCGGTGATATTCCTGATGTGGGCGGCCGGGCCCGGCACGGTCGGACCGCTGCGCTGGCCGGCCCGGGTGCTGCCGATGCTGGCGCTGGGCCTGCTGGTGCTGGTGTGCGTGCTGCTCGGCCGATTCGGCACCACCGCGAACTGGCGCGGGCGCGGCATCGCGGCCGCGGTGCTGATCGGGCTGCTGTGGGTGCGCACGTTCTCCGCCGATCCGCACAACGTGTGGTGGCACGTGCTGTCGGCGGTGGCGGTGGCCGCCCTCGGCGCGGCCGTGGTGTGGCTGGCCCGCACCCGCGGCGCGACGGCGGCGGCCCTGGCGACCGTCGCGGCCATGCTGCCGATCGCCTACGCGCAGGTGGAGAACATCCAGCCGAACCTGATGAGCTGGCAGCTGCCCGCCAACCGCTCCGACGCCAAGGCCGCGTTCCCGGAGTTCGGCGGCGTCACACTGCAACTCGGCGACCGGGGCCTGCTGCAACCGGGCGACCGGAGCCTGGACGGCGCCTACGGCTCGCTGGCCTTCGGCAACTACGCCAAGGACGTGGAACAGAACTACGTCAACGGCTATACGCCCAACGGGCACTACTGGTTCGGCGACATGCTGTGCATGCGCTGGGATTCCAGCGTCTGCCCGGACGCCTACCGGCGGCTGTTCACGCCCGAGCCGACCACCGGCCGCACCCTCGCCGATCTGATGAAACTGGATCGGATCGTGTTGCAGAGGGCGATGTTCCCCGACGCCGGCAACCAGCCGCCGCCCGAGGGCTGGACGTTCGTGGACGTCCCCGGGCACGAGCGCTACATCTGGGTGCTCGAACGCGTGGGCGGCCCGGTCTCCACCGTGAACGGCCGCATCGCCGACGCCCACGACGTCACCGCCACCTCGACGTCGGAGTCGGAGACCTCCAGCAAGCTGCGGGTGTCCTCGCCCGAGGGCGGGCGCGTGGTGTTCGCGCGGCTGGGCTGGCCGGGCTACCGGGTCAGCCTGAACGGCCGGCAGATCCCGTTCACCACCGTCGCGAAGTCCTTTGTCGCCGTGGACATCCCGGCCGGCACCGAGAACGGCGCGCTGGAGGTGACCTGGCGGCCGCCGGGCTGGAAGATCGGCTCCGGCACTGCGATCCTGGGGCTGATCGGCGTGGGCGCGCTGCAGTGGGCGTACGTGCGCTCGCGGCGGCGGGACGCGGCGGGCCCGGACGAGCCCGCGAAACGCCCACTGGAGGAGCCGGTTTCATGAGCAACCCCCGTCCGCGGGAACGCCGGCAGGCGGGCACGATCCCGGGATCGGCCGCGGTGCGCTCGACGGACGGCCGGAGCGCGCGGCCGGAGACCGGCGGTGCCGGTTTCGCGGGCATCGGTCATCGGGACCGCATCGACGTCAGGGACACGTTCTCGGCCGTCCCGGACCCGTCCGAATTGCCGGTCGGCTCCGCACCGGACGACTCGGATCCGGTTCGGTCGCGGGCATATCCGGGTACCGAGGCCGCGACAACGTCCGGGCCCGGCGGCACGGTGCCCGCGGCCGCGGATCGTGCCACCGGGCAGGTGGCCTCCGCGGCCGGTGCGGAGCCGGACCGCGGGCCCGGCGGCCCGGAACCGGGTGGCACGTCCGGCGATACGCTCACCGACGCGCCCGCTCCCGGACTGCTGCTGCGCCTGATCCGGCGGCAGGAGATCGCCTTCGCCGCCGTGGGCGGCGCCAACACGCTGCTGGGCATGGTGATGACCGTGCTGTGGCTGAAGATCCTGCCCGACAACTGGCCACCCGCGACGGCGGTGGCGCTGGCCTACTGCGTCAGCATCCTGTTCGCGTTCGGCGCGCACCGGACGCTGGTCTTCCGGGTGCGCGGGCACGTGCTGCGCGACTTCGTCCGGTTCGTGCTGGTGAATTCCGGTGGGATGCTGCTGAACATGGCCGGGGTGCAGCTGGCGGTCGGCGTCGTGCATCTGCCCGAGACGCCCGCGACCGTCGCGGTGATGGGTGTGGTGGCGGTGGCCAGCTTCTTCGGCCACCGCCACTTCTCGTTCCGCCGGGCACCGCGCCGCGCACCGGCGGCGGGACGGTAGGTTGTCGGCTATGCCGGAGGAAACCTTGGATCCCACGCTGCTGAGCCTGCTCGCCTGCCCGCAGGACAAGGGTCCGCTGTCGCTGGTCCGCGATCGGGACGGCAACAGCGTGCTGTACAACCCCCGCCTGCGCCGCGCCTATCCGATCGATGACGGAATCCCGGTGCTGCTCATCGACGAGGCACGCGAGGTGAGCGCCGAGGAGCACGAGGCGTTCTCGGCGCAGAGCTGATCACTCGCCCGGTATCGCCGGGAGCTCGAGGTCGCCGGTGAGATACCGCTGGATGTTCGGCCCGACGAGGGGTGCCAGCTCGTCCGGACTCATCGAGGCCAGCGGTTCCACGCCGACCACCGTGCGCGTCACCAGCAGCCCGATCATCTGCGACGCGGTCAGCAGCACCCGGGTGACGCCCGAACCCGGCGGCGTATCGACCCGCTCCCGCACATCCTTCAGCACCACGTCCAGCAGGAACGTCCGGGCGAGCGCCGGATCGTTGCCGCCGGATGTCACGCTGCGGAAGGCCGCCACGGCGTGCACGCCGATCGGCGAATCCCAGAGACCCAGCACGGTGCGCACCAATGTCTCGCCGAGCCGCTCGGTCGGGGCCGCGGCGATGCGCTCGCGGAGCGGCGCGGGGTCGAGCGGGAGATCCAGTGCGGCGGTGAGCAATTGCTGCTTGGTGCCGAAGTAGTGGTGCACCAGGGCGGAATCGACGCCCGCCTGTCCCGCGATGGAACGGATCGACGCCTTGTCGAATCCGACCTCCGCGAACCGTGCGCGGGCGGCGTCCAGGATCGCCTCCCGGGTCCCGGACTGCCCGGGCCGGCGGCCGCTGCGGCCGTTCCCGGTCGCGTCCGGGTCGTCACCGCCTAGGCCGCCGTCGCCGTCACCGCCTCCGCTCACGCCGTCCGCCTTCGTAGCGTCGCCGCGCCCAGACCCAGTGCGACGGCGGCGAATACGGCCACGATCCCCAGATCGCGCCACATCTGGCCGGTGACACCGGGATATCGCGACACCTGCTGTAGCGCGTCGACCGCGTAACTCAACGGCAGCACGTTGCTGATCACCTCCAGCCAGTCGGGCAGCTGGCCGCGCGGCACCAGCAGCCCGCACAGGAAGAACTGCGGCCCGACGACCAGCGGCATGAACTGTACGGCCTGGAATTCGGTGCGCGCGAAGGCGCTGGCCAGCAGCCCGAGCGCGACCCCGAGGACCGCGTCGACCACCGCGATCAGCAATACCAGCCATACGCTGCCCTCCGACCGCAACCCGAGTAGCCCGAAGGCGACCAGGCAGGCCAGGCCGGCCTGTGCCGCGGCCGCGGAGGAGAAGGCGGTGCCGTAGCCGGCGAGCAGGTCGAGCTTCGACAGCGGCGTCGTCATCAGCCGCTCCAGCGTTCCCGAGGTGCGCTCGCGCTGCATGGCGATGGCGGTGATCAGGAACATGACGATGAACGGCAGGATGCCGAGCATGCTGATGCCGACCCGGTCGAACAGCCGCGGTGCGCCGGGCATCGTCGGGCTGTCGTGATACACGAAGTACAGCAAGGCGATCAGCAGCGTCGGCACCAGCAGCAGCATCGCCACCGTGCGATGGTCGGTGCGCAGCTGGCGCAGGATGCGCAGCGTGGTGGCGGTGTAGCAGCGCAGCGGGCGGGTGGATACGTGCACCGCGGTCGTCATCGCGGCCCTCCCATCTTGATCAGCGCGAGAAATGCGCTCTCCAAACTGGTTTCGCCGGTGTCGGCGCGCAGCTCGTCCGGCGAGAGCTCGGCCAGCAGGTGCCCGTCGCGCATCAGCACCAGCCGGTCGCAGTGTTCGGCCTCGTCCATCACGTGGCTGGAGACCAGCAGCGTGCGGCCCTGGTCTGCCAGGGCGTGGAACTGGTCCCAGAGTTCCACGCGCAGTAGCGGATCCAGGCCGACGGTGGGCTCGTCCAGCACCAGCAGTTCCGGGTCCGCGACCAGCGCGCAGGCCAGCGACACCCGGGTGCGCTGCCCACCGGACAGCTGGTTGCCGCGCTGCCCGGCGTGCCGGGTCAGCCCGACCGCGTCGACGGCCGCGGCGATGTCGCGGGCCGAACGGCCGTACAGCGCGGCGAAATACGCGACATTGTCGGTGATGCTGAGGTCGTCGTAGATGCTCGGGGCCTGCGTCACATAGCCGACCCGGGAGCGCAGCGCGGCGGAGCCGGCCGGCTCACCGAGCACCGTGACGCTGCCCGCCTCGATCAGCTGGGTGCCCACGATGCTGCGCATCAGCGTGGTCTTCCCACAGCCCGACGGCCCCAGCAGC carries:
- a CDS encoding glycosyltransferase translates to MHAVSVVVPVYRGEQTVAGLVAELNELTRPTTTPGGATFTVAEIVLVHDHGPDRSDVVLKQLNQDYERVRVVWLSRNFGQDAATIAGMAAARGEWIVTMDEDGQHDPGYIGSFIDTALAQRADLVYSKPTNTRPHGFLRNLTSRGAKLVLATLFAFPDSTRFESYRLIRGDIGRRLAEVASNGVYLDVALTWVVGDAAQAPVVLRSEGREESGYNYRRLFSLFWKMVLCSGTRGLRLVSLLGVTLALAGLVVAVIVVSRAIFGDNDDPEGWASTIVVLLLVSGATLFSLGLIAEYLGVALHVLVGKPLYLTVHSPTPRPGAEPAEHAEITGHAGIAEHPAPALSTTTAVSTTALSTTAAIGGNGTGEH
- a CDS encoding ABC transporter permease, which encodes MTTAVHVSTRPLRCYTATTLRILRQLRTDHRTVAMLLLVPTLLIALLYFVYHDSPTMPGAPRLFDRVGISMLGILPFIVMFLITAIAMQRERTSGTLERLMTTPLSKLDLLAGYGTAFSSAAAAQAGLACLVAFGLLGLRSEGSVWLVLLIAVVDAVLGVALGLLASAFARTEFQAVQFMPLVVGPQFFLCGLLVPRGQLPDWLEVISNVLPLSYAVDALQQVSRYPGVTGQMWRDLGIVAVFAAVALGLGAATLRRRTA
- a CDS encoding Trm112 family protein, whose amino-acid sequence is MPEETLDPTLLSLLACPQDKGPLSLVRDRDGNSVLYNPRLRRAYPIDDGIPVLLIDEAREVSAEEHEAFSAQS
- the rffA gene encoding dTDP-4-amino-4,6-dideoxygalactose transaminase; this translates as MSTDRIIFSRPYRAARELANLEAVLSSDHSHGDGPFTAAATARLKHITGAPHALLTTSCTHALEMAGLLLELGPDDEVIVPSFAFTSTATAMALRGATCVFADIDERGNLDADSVAAAITERTKAIMVIHYGGVAAEMDRLLALADAHGLALIEDNAHGLGGSWRGRPLGSIGTVGALSFHDTKNVHCGEGGAVLLTDEILMGRAEIIREKGTDRARFLRGAVDKYSWQDIGSSYLPSELNAAVLDAQLADFDTIQAGRFRAWNAYAAALPDWARRNDVRLMQVPTDREHTAHLYYLRTPTERHRDDLIDHLRAQGISAPFHYVPLDSSPAGLKLGRTPHPCTRTAEFAGTLVRLPLWPDLSDAQVARVIDAVTDFRV
- a CDS encoding TetR family transcriptional regulator, whose protein sequence is MSGGGDGDGGLGGDDPDATGNGRSGRRPGQSGTREAILDAARARFAEVGFDKASIRSIAGQAGVDSALVHHYFGTKQQLLTAALDLPLDPAPLRERIAAAPTERLGETLVRTVLGLWDSPIGVHAVAAFRSVTSGGNDPALARTFLLDVVLKDVRERVDTPPGSGVTRVLLTASQMIGLLVTRTVVGVEPLASMSPDELAPLVGPNIQRYLTGDLELPAIPGE
- a CDS encoding GtrA family protein, which encodes MSNPRPRERRQAGTIPGSAAVRSTDGRSARPETGGAGFAGIGHRDRIDVRDTFSAVPDPSELPVGSAPDDSDPVRSRAYPGTEAATTSGPGGTVPAAADRATGQVASAAGAEPDRGPGGPEPGGTSGDTLTDAPAPGLLLRLIRRQEIAFAAVGGANTLLGMVMTVLWLKILPDNWPPATAVALAYCVSILFAFGAHRTLVFRVRGHVLRDFVRFVLVNSGGMLLNMAGVQLAVGVVHLPETPATVAVMGVVAVASFFGHRHFSFRRAPRRAPAAGR
- a CDS encoding ABC transporter ATP-binding protein, giving the protein MTGSDSAPSVAVEHLRVHRGGREVLHDVSLTVPRGRITGLLGPSGCGKTTLMRSIVGTQLIEAGSVTVLGEPAGSAALRSRVGYVTQAPSIYDDLSITDNVAYFAALYGRSARDIAAAVDAVGLTRHAGQRGNQLSGGQRTRVSLACALVADPELLVLDEPTVGLDPLLRVELWDQFHALADQGRTLLVSSHVMDEAEHCDRLVLMRDGHLLAELSPDELRADTGETSLESAFLALIKMGGPR